The proteins below are encoded in one region of Thermosulfurimonas marina:
- the rplB gene encoding 50S ribosomal protein L2: MPIKTCKPTSPGRRFQTYLVNPELSDKEPEKSLVEPLKKTGGRNCYGRITVRHRGGGHKRLYRIIDFKRDKDGVPAKVVALEYDPNRSANIALLQYADGEKRYILAPEGLKVGDVVMSGESVEVKVGNCMPLKNIPVGTVVHNVELRPGKGGQLARAAGAFAQVLGKDGHYVHLRLPSGEIRMVHERCRATIGQVGNLDWENITWGKAGRKRWLGRRPRVRGVAMNPVDHPMGGGEGRTHGGRHPCSPWGQLAKGLKTRGKKPSDKFIIRRRKG, encoded by the coding sequence ATGCCGATTAAGACCTGTAAACCTACTTCTCCGGGAAGGCGGTTTCAGACCTATCTGGTCAACCCGGAGCTTTCGGACAAGGAGCCGGAAAAGTCGCTGGTGGAGCCCCTTAAAAAGACCGGGGGCCGCAACTGTTACGGACGGATTACCGTGCGGCACCGGGGAGGCGGTCACAAGCGCCTTTACCGGATCATCGATTTCAAGCGGGACAAAGACGGGGTCCCGGCCAAGGTGGTGGCCCTGGAATATGACCCCAATCGTTCGGCCAACATTGCCCTCCTTCAGTATGCTGACGGAGAGAAACGTTACATCCTGGCCCCGGAAGGCCTCAAGGTGGGCGATGTGGTCATGAGCGGGGAAAGTGTAGAGGTTAAGGTGGGCAACTGCATGCCCCTCAAGAATATTCCCGTGGGCACGGTGGTCCATAACGTGGAGTTGCGTCCGGGCAAGGGAGGGCAGTTGGCCCGGGCCGCCGGGGCCTTTGCCCAGGTCCTGGGAAAGGATGGACATTATGTGCATCTGCGGCTGCCTTCGGGGGAGATCCGTATGGTGCACGAGCGTTGCCGGGCCACCATCGGTCAGGTGGGCAACCTGGACTGGGAGAACATCACCTGGGGCAAGGCCGGACGGAAGCGCTGGCTGGGGCGCCGGCCCCGGGTGCGTGGGGTGGCCATGAACCCCGTGGATCATCCCATGGGCGGTGGAGAGGGGCGCACCCACGGTGGGCGGCACCCCTGCTCGCCCTGGGGACAGTTGGCCAAGGGGCTTAAGACCCGAGGCAAGAAACCCTCGGACAAATTCATCATTCGGCGGCGTAAAGGCTAG
- the rplW gene encoding 50S ribosomal protein L23, producing the protein MSKDPREIILAPVITEKSMWLKEKYNQVTFWVHPEANKIEIRKAVEDLFKVKVEKVQTVRVKGKPKGRWPREGRRSLRKKAIVRLAPGHSIEFFETV; encoded by the coding sequence ATGAGCAAGGATCCTCGGGAAATCATTCTGGCCCCGGTGATTACGGAAAAGTCTATGTGGCTTAAAGAAAAGTACAATCAGGTGACCTTCTGGGTACATCCGGAGGCCAACAAGATCGAGATCCGCAAGGCGGTGGAAGATCTTTTTAAGGTGAAGGTGGAGAAGGTGCAGACCGTAAGGGTGAAGGGTAAGCCCAAGGGGCGTTGGCCGCGCGAGGGGCGGAGATCGCTCCGCAAAAAGGCCATTGTGCGGCTGGCCCCGGGGCACAGCATAGAATTTTTCGAGACGGTATAA
- the rplD gene encoding 50S ribosomal protein L4, giving the protein MPVVDLYNSQREKVGEVELPDDLYAVPVKVGLLHEVVRWQRARWRAGTACTKTRGEVRGGGRKPWPQKHTGRARQGSIRAPHWVGGGTVFGPKPRSYEFKLNKKVRRLALKMALSNRVSVGHCFVVTDFGLQERPRTKDMLAFLERFGTQNALLVVPERDLVAEASARNLPKVKVLAVEGLNVYDILDHEYLILRQDALPKIEERLRRTR; this is encoded by the coding sequence ATGCCGGTGGTGGACCTTTATAACAGTCAGAGAGAAAAGGTGGGCGAGGTGGAGCTTCCGGACGACCTCTATGCTGTGCCGGTGAAGGTGGGCCTGTTGCACGAGGTGGTACGCTGGCAGAGGGCACGCTGGCGGGCGGGTACGGCCTGCACCAAGACCCGGGGAGAGGTTCGGGGCGGAGGGCGCAAACCCTGGCCCCAGAAGCACACCGGTCGGGCCCGGCAGGGATCCATTCGGGCCCCGCACTGGGTGGGGGGCGGGACGGTCTTTGGTCCCAAACCCCGGAGCTATGAATTCAAGCTCAACAAGAAGGTGCGTCGTCTGGCCCTGAAGATGGCCCTTTCTAACCGGGTCTCTGTGGGACACTGTTTTGTGGTTACCGACTTCGGACTTCAGGAAAGGCCGCGCACCAAGGACATGCTGGCCTTTCTGGAACGCTTCGGGACGCAGAACGCCCTTCTGGTGGTCCCGGAGAGGGATCTGGTGGCCGAGGCCAGTGCCCGCAATCTTCCCAAGGTGAAGGTGCTGGCGGTGGAGGGGCTCAACGTTTACGATATTCTGGATCACGAATACTTGATCCTTCGACAGGACGCCCTTCCCAAAATTGAAGAAAGACTGAGGAGAACGCGATGA
- the rplC gene encoding 50S ribosomal protein L3, with translation MEGLIGRKLGMTRIFNEAGEVVPVTVLEVGPCTVVQVKTVETDGYNAVQLGFAPKKLTKFNKPMRGHFLRAGLDHGFYILREFRVEDPSQFHPGQVLTLESLGVEKGLRVDVTGKSKGRGFTGAIKRWGFSRQPMSHGAKQVHRKPGSSGASTFPGRVIKGKKMPGHYGNETVTVKNLLVAEVVPEKNLLLVKGAVPGWPNGWVMVYFK, from the coding sequence GTGGAAGGTCTCATCGGAAGAAAGTTGGGCATGACCCGGATCTTTAACGAGGCCGGCGAGGTGGTGCCGGTGACGGTGCTGGAGGTGGGGCCGTGTACCGTGGTTCAGGTAAAGACGGTGGAGACCGACGGCTACAACGCGGTGCAGCTGGGCTTTGCCCCGAAAAAACTCACCAAGTTTAACAAGCCCATGCGGGGCCACTTCCTCAGGGCGGGCCTTGATCACGGCTTTTATATCCTGCGGGAGTTTCGGGTGGAGGATCCTTCGCAGTTTCATCCCGGGCAGGTCCTGACCCTGGAGAGCCTGGGGGTGGAGAAGGGCCTTCGGGTAGATGTTACGGGAAAGAGCAAGGGGCGCGGCTTTACGGGAGCCATCAAGCGCTGGGGTTTCAGCCGCCAGCCCATGAGCCACGGAGCCAAACAAGTACACCGCAAGCCCGGATCCTCCGGGGCCAGCACCTTTCCGGGGCGGGTCATTAAGGGCAAAAAGATGCCTGGCCACTACGGGAATGAGACGGTGACCGTGAAGAATCTCTTGGTGGCCGAAGTGGTCCCGGAAAAGAATCTCCTCCTGGTCAAGGGGGCCGTTCCGGGCTGGCCCAACGGCTGGGTGATGGTGTATTTCAAGTAA
- the rpsJ gene encoding 30S ribosomal protein S10 produces the protein MVPAQKIRIKLKAYDHKVLDRSVAEIVRTARDTGARVVGPIPLPTKISRWTVLRSPHIDKNSREQFEIRTHKRLLDILEPTQQTIDALMQLELPAGVEVEIKL, from the coding sequence ATGGTACCAGCGCAAAAGATACGCATAAAGCTTAAGGCTTATGATCATAAGGTTCTGGATCGCTCGGTGGCGGAGATCGTGCGGACGGCTCGGGATACCGGGGCCCGGGTGGTGGGGCCCATTCCCCTTCCCACCAAGATCAGCCGGTGGACCGTGTTGCGTTCGCCCCACATTGACAAGAATTCCCGGGAACAGTTCGAGATCCGCACGCACAAGCGGTTGCTCGACATCCTCGAGCCCACCCAACAGACCATCGACGCCCTGATGCAGCTCGAGCTTCCGGCCGGGGTGGAAGTGGAGATCAAGCTTTAA
- the tuf gene encoding elongation factor Tu translates to MSKPKFERKKPHLNVGTIGHIDHGKSTLTSAITKVLSTKGLAEYIPFENIDKAPEERQRGITIQLAHVEYETEKRHYAHVDCPGHADYIKNMITGAAQMDGAILVVAATDGPMPQTREHILLARQVNVPAIVVFMNKVDMVDDEELLDLVELEVRELLSKYGYDGDNTPVIRGSALKALECGCGKEDCQWCGPIWELMRAVDEYIPEPVREVDKPFLMPIEDVFSISGRGTVVTGKVERGVLRPGDEVEIVGLRPTVKTVATSVEMFRKILDEALPGDNIGVLLRGIGKDEVERGQVLAKPGSITPHRKFKAEVYVLKKEEGGRHTPFFNGYRPQFYFRTTDVTGVVKLPEGVEMVMPGDNVELEVELIKPVAMEEGLRFAIREGGRTVGAGVVTKILE, encoded by the coding sequence ATGTCGAAGCCGAAGTTTGAGCGGAAGAAGCCGCATTTGAATGTAGGGACGATAGGGCATATTGACCATGGGAAGTCGACGTTGACGAGTGCGATTACCAAGGTGTTATCCACGAAGGGTTTGGCGGAGTATATTCCGTTTGAGAACATAGACAAGGCGCCGGAGGAGAGGCAGAGGGGGATCACGATTCAGCTGGCGCATGTGGAGTATGAGACGGAGAAGAGGCATTATGCGCATGTAGACTGTCCGGGTCATGCGGACTACATCAAGAACATGATTACGGGGGCGGCGCAGATGGACGGGGCGATATTGGTGGTGGCGGCCACGGATGGGCCGATGCCGCAGACCCGGGAGCACATATTGTTGGCGCGGCAGGTGAACGTGCCGGCGATTGTGGTGTTTATGAACAAGGTGGACATGGTGGACGATGAGGAGTTATTGGACTTGGTGGAGTTAGAGGTGAGGGAGTTGCTTTCGAAGTATGGGTATGATGGGGACAACACGCCGGTGATTAGGGGGAGTGCGTTGAAGGCGTTGGAGTGTGGGTGTGGGAAGGAGGATTGTCAGTGGTGTGGTCCGATATGGGAGTTGATGAGGGCGGTGGATGAGTACATACCGGAGCCGGTGAGGGAGGTAGACAAGCCGTTTTTGATGCCGATAGAGGATGTTTTTTCGATAAGTGGGCGAGGGACGGTGGTGACGGGGAAGGTAGAGAGGGGGGTGTTGAGGCCTGGGGATGAGGTAGAGATTGTGGGTTTGAGGCCGACGGTAAAGACGGTGGCCACCAGCGTGGAGATGTTTCGGAAGATCTTGGATGAGGCGTTACCTGGGGACAACATTGGGGTGTTGTTGAGGGGTATAGGCAAGGATGAGGTAGAGAGGGGGCAGGTGTTGGCGAAGCCTGGGAGCATAACGCCGCACAGGAAGTTCAAGGCGGAGGTATATGTATTGAAGAAGGAGGAGGGGGGGAGGCACACGCCGTTTTTCAATGGGTATAGGCCGCAGTTTTATTTTCGGACGACGGATGTGACGGGGGTGGTGAAGTTACCGGAGGGGGTGGAGATGGTGATGCCTGGGGACAATGTGGAGTTGGAGGTGGAGTTGATCAAGCCGGTGGCCATGGAGGAGGGATTGAGGTTTGCGATACGGGAGGGAGGCCGGACGGTAGGAGCCGGTGTGGTGACCAAGATCCTGGAATAA
- the fusA gene encoding elongation factor G yields MDAESLKTLKLTRNIGFVAHIDAGKTTTTERVLYYTGRTHKIGEVHEGTATMDFLPQEQERGITITSAATTCFWKGHKINIIDTPGHVDFTIEVERALRVLDGAVVIFCAVGGVEPQSETVWRQANKYKVPRIAFVNKMDRLGANFERVVEEIKTRLGATPLPLQIPIGAEDSFVGVVDLIDMKAIVWEEETLGAKYHFEEIPADLRDKAEEYRTNLLETLADINDEIMEKYLEGEEISPEEIKRAVREGTLAFKIVPVLCGSAFKNKGVQPLLDAIVDYLPSPLDIPPVKGYNPETGEVEERTTDPEGPLAALAFKIMTDPYVGTLTFLRIYSGRIESGMTVYNSTKRKRERIGRLVRMHAKHREEITSAEAGDIVAALGLRVTTTGDTLCDETKPIELEKLEIPEPVISVAVEPKTKADQEKLANALQKIALEDPSFRVQTDPETGQTLIWGMGELHLEIIVDRLVREFKVGVNVGRPEVAYKETITTVAEAEGKYIKQTGGRGQYGHVKLVLEPAPGKGFEFVSEIVGGAIPKEFIPAVEKGVREAMEQGVLAGYPMIDVKVRLVDGSYHEVDSSELAFAIAGSLGFKEAAKKANPVLLEPIMRLEVVTPEEYLGDVLGDISSRRGKVEGMDTRGSVKVIRAFVPLAEMFGYATQLRSLTQGRANFTMQFSHYEKVPAHLAEEIIKKAKGM; encoded by the coding sequence ATGGATGCGGAATCTCTGAAAACTTTGAAGCTCACGCGAAATATAGGGTTCGTCGCCCACATCGACGCCGGAAAGACCACCACCACCGAGCGCGTCCTTTACTACACCGGCCGGACCCATAAGATCGGTGAGGTGCACGAGGGGACGGCCACCATGGACTTCCTGCCCCAGGAGCAGGAACGAGGCATTACCATCACTTCGGCGGCCACCACCTGCTTCTGGAAGGGACATAAGATCAACATCATCGATACCCCGGGGCACGTGGACTTCACCATCGAAGTGGAGCGGGCCCTGAGGGTGCTTGATGGGGCGGTGGTCATCTTCTGCGCGGTGGGGGGAGTGGAGCCCCAGTCGGAGACCGTCTGGCGTCAGGCCAACAAGTATAAGGTTCCCCGGATAGCCTTTGTGAACAAGATGGATCGTCTGGGGGCCAACTTCGAGCGGGTGGTGGAGGAGATCAAGACCCGCCTGGGGGCCACCCCGCTTCCTCTCCAGATCCCCATTGGGGCCGAGGACAGTTTTGTGGGGGTGGTGGACCTTATCGACATGAAGGCCATCGTCTGGGAAGAGGAAACCCTGGGGGCCAAGTACCATTTCGAGGAGATCCCGGCTGACCTCCGGGACAAGGCCGAGGAATACCGGACCAACCTCCTGGAGACCCTGGCGGACATCAACGATGAAATTATGGAAAAGTACCTCGAGGGAGAGGAGATCTCCCCGGAGGAGATCAAAAGGGCCGTCCGGGAAGGCACCCTGGCCTTTAAAATTGTGCCGGTGCTCTGTGGTTCGGCCTTCAAGAACAAAGGGGTGCAACCCCTTCTCGACGCCATCGTGGATTATCTTCCCTCTCCTCTGGATATTCCTCCGGTCAAGGGCTACAATCCCGAGACCGGGGAGGTGGAGGAGCGGACTACCGATCCCGAAGGTCCGCTGGCGGCCCTGGCCTTCAAGATCATGACCGATCCCTACGTGGGTACCCTCACCTTTCTGCGTATCTATTCCGGAAGGATTGAGTCCGGAATGACCGTATATAATTCCACCAAGCGCAAGCGGGAGCGGATCGGGCGCCTGGTGCGCATGCACGCCAAGCACCGGGAGGAGATCACCAGTGCCGAGGCCGGAGACATCGTGGCCGCCCTGGGTCTGCGGGTGACCACTACCGGAGATACCCTCTGTGACGAGACCAAGCCCATCGAGCTCGAAAAGCTGGAGATCCCCGAGCCGGTGATCTCCGTGGCTGTAGAGCCCAAGACCAAGGCTGATCAGGAAAAGCTGGCCAATGCTCTGCAGAAGATCGCCCTGGAAGACCCCTCCTTCCGGGTGCAGACCGATCCGGAGACCGGCCAGACCCTTATCTGGGGTATGGGGGAACTTCATCTGGAGATCATCGTGGACCGGCTGGTGCGGGAATTTAAGGTAGGGGTGAATGTAGGCCGTCCGGAGGTGGCTTACAAGGAGACCATTACCACGGTGGCCGAGGCCGAGGGGAAATACATCAAGCAGACCGGCGGTCGCGGGCAGTACGGACACGTGAAACTGGTGCTGGAGCCTGCCCCGGGCAAGGGCTTTGAGTTCGTCTCCGAGATTGTAGGGGGAGCCATTCCCAAGGAGTTTATCCCGGCGGTGGAAAAAGGGGTCCGGGAGGCCATGGAGCAGGGGGTGCTGGCGGGCTATCCGATGATCGACGTAAAGGTGCGGCTGGTGGATGGAAGTTATCACGAGGTGGACTCCTCGGAGCTGGCCTTTGCCATTGCCGGCTCTCTGGGCTTTAAGGAGGCGGCCAAAAAGGCCAATCCGGTGCTTCTCGAGCCCATCATGCGGCTCGAGGTAGTCACCCCTGAAGAATACCTGGGGGATGTCCTGGGAGATATTTCCTCCCGGCGGGGCAAGGTGGAGGGCATGGATACCCGAGGGAGTGTGAAGGTCATTCGGGCCTTCGTCCCCCTTGCGGAAATGTTTGGATATGCTACACAGTTGCGGTCCCTCACGCAGGGACGGGCCAATTTCACTATGCAGTTTTCGCATTACGAGAAGGTGCCGGCCCATTTGGCCGAAGAGATCATAAAGAAAGCCAAGGGAATGTAA
- the rpsG gene encoding 30S ribosomal protein S7: MPRRGPVPKREVLPDPKYGTVLVAKFINCLMRDGKKSVARKIFYGAMDLLAKKSGGEDPLQIFEKAVENVKPLMETRSRRVGGATYQVPMEVRPERQQSLAIRWIIQAARARSEKTMVERLANELWDAYNERGAAIKKKEDTHRMAESNRAFAHYRW, from the coding sequence ATGCCGCGGCGAGGACCGGTTCCTAAACGTGAAGTTCTGCCGGACCCTAAGTACGGCACTGTGCTGGTGGCGAAATTCATCAACTGTCTCATGCGGGACGGGAAAAAGAGCGTGGCCCGCAAGATCTTTTACGGGGCCATGGATCTTTTGGCGAAGAAGTCCGGAGGGGAGGACCCTCTCCAGATCTTCGAGAAGGCGGTGGAAAACGTAAAGCCCTTGATGGAGACCCGTTCTCGGCGGGTGGGGGGGGCTACCTATCAGGTTCCTATGGAGGTGCGGCCGGAGCGGCAGCAGTCGCTGGCTATCCGGTGGATCATTCAGGCCGCCCGGGCCCGTTCGGAAAAGACCATGGTGGAGCGGTTGGCCAATGAGCTCTGGGATGCCTATAATGAGCGCGGGGCAGCCATAAAAAAGAAAGAAGATACGCACCGGATGGCGGAGTCCAACCGGGCCTTCGCCCATTACCGCTGGTAA
- the rpsL gene encoding 30S ribosomal protein S12, translated as MPTFNQLVRYGRKKRKSKSKSPALEGCPQKRGVCVRVYTTTPKKPNSALRKVARVRLTNGIEVTAYIPGIGHNLQEHSVVLVRGGRVKDLPGVRYKIIRGALDAAGVQDRRKSRSKYGAPRPK; from the coding sequence ATGCCGACTTTTAATCAGTTAGTAAGGTACGGGCGTAAAAAGCGAAAAAGCAAATCCAAGTCCCCGGCGCTGGAGGGGTGTCCCCAAAAGCGGGGGGTGTGTGTGCGGGTTTACACCACGACTCCCAAGAAGCCCAATTCCGCCCTGCGAAAGGTGGCTCGCGTGCGGCTTACTAACGGGATTGAGGTCACGGCTTATATTCCCGGGATTGGGCATAATCTTCAGGAACACTCCGTGGTCCTGGTGCGGGGAGGACGAGTAAAGGATCTTCCGGGAGTGCGTTACAAGATCATCCGTGGGGCCCTGGATGCGGCCGGGGTGCAGGATCGGCGGAAGTCTCGTTCCAAATACGGGGCTCCCAGACCTAAATAA
- a CDS encoding CBS domain-containing protein: MDFTQTKVREVMSREVFRVPLEASLEEILRELLEHRIHAVLVSGPGGEFMGVVSHSDIIEALAKHGPRIFEMKAEDLMCPKPYTIEAEATLKEAAAKMIAHRVHRLLVVTSHGGKFIPVGVLSATDLVRAASL, from the coding sequence ATGGATTTTACCCAGACCAAAGTAAGAGAGGTCATGAGCCGGGAGGTCTTTCGGGTTCCTCTAGAGGCTAGCCTGGAGGAGATTCTGCGGGAGCTCCTGGAGCATCGCATCCACGCCGTTTTGGTAAGCGGGCCTGGCGGAGAGTTCATGGGGGTGGTGAGCCATTCGGATATTATTGAAGCCCTGGCCAAGCACGGCCCCCGCATCTTTGAGATGAAGGCCGAGGATCTTATGTGTCCCAAGCCCTATACCATCGAGGCCGAAGCCACCCTCAAGGAGGCGGCGGCCAAGATGATCGCCCATAGAGTGCACCGCCTTCTGGTGGTCACCTCCCACGGAGGGAAGTTCATTCCCGTAGGGGTCCTTTCGGCCACGGACCTGGTGCGCGCCGCCAGCCTTTAG
- a CDS encoding sodium-dependent transporter produces MAQREHWGTRIGLILAMAGNAVGLGNFLRFPTQAAQNGGGVFMIPYMISLLLIAIPLMWVEWGIGRYGGVRGHGTTPAIFGLLWRHPLSRYVGVLGLFVPFVVACYYVYIESWTLGYALFALFGKLPQVKATAGTSPEEYLRPFRDFLTHYTGMGGGALYRPSLAAYLFFLLTMVLNYLILVRGISGGIERFAKVAMPILFGLAILLMMRVMTLETPYGSAVAGLNFLWEPKWHELGNPRVWLAAAGQVFFTLSLGFGAIITYASYLRRNDDITLSALTASSLNEFAEVVLGGSIAIPAAAAFFGVAAAQVIAASGAFNLAFVSLPAIFANLPFGHLLGFAWFILLFFAGITSSVAITQPVIAFLEDEFGLSRPRAVTATMLALFMAAHLPIFLPKALDEMDFWAGTFLVVVFALGEVLIFFWGFNPSAAWREINRGGLIKLPRVFFFIMRYVTPFFLALIMGWWFFQELPSYLRQTAFNVWITRGVLILIFLALCLLVYLSGRRNR; encoded by the coding sequence ATGGCTCAGCGAGAGCACTGGGGCACCCGCATCGGGCTCATCCTGGCCATGGCCGGAAACGCGGTAGGACTGGGGAACTTTTTGCGCTTCCCTACCCAGGCCGCCCAAAACGGAGGCGGGGTCTTCATGATCCCTTACATGATCTCCCTTCTTCTTATCGCCATTCCCCTCATGTGGGTGGAATGGGGGATCGGCCGCTACGGAGGAGTGCGCGGACACGGGACCACCCCGGCCATCTTTGGCCTCCTTTGGCGCCATCCCCTCTCCCGCTATGTGGGAGTGCTGGGACTTTTCGTGCCCTTCGTGGTGGCCTGCTACTATGTCTATATCGAGAGCTGGACCCTGGGCTACGCCCTCTTTGCCCTTTTCGGAAAACTCCCTCAGGTAAAGGCCACCGCCGGAACCTCTCCCGAGGAATACCTGCGTCCTTTTCGGGATTTTCTCACCCACTATACGGGTATGGGTGGGGGGGCCCTCTACCGGCCCTCCCTTGCGGCCTATCTCTTTTTCCTCCTTACCATGGTCCTCAATTATCTCATCCTGGTGCGGGGCATTTCCGGAGGAATCGAGCGCTTCGCCAAGGTGGCCATGCCCATCCTTTTCGGGCTGGCCATCCTCCTTATGATGCGGGTCATGACCCTGGAGACTCCCTACGGGTCGGCGGTGGCCGGGCTCAACTTCCTCTGGGAGCCCAAGTGGCATGAACTGGGCAATCCCAGGGTGTGGCTGGCGGCAGCGGGGCAGGTCTTTTTTACCCTGAGTCTGGGCTTTGGGGCCATCATCACCTACGCCTCCTATCTCCGGCGCAACGACGATATTACCCTTTCGGCCCTTACCGCTTCTTCCCTCAATGAATTTGCCGAGGTGGTCCTGGGAGGCTCCATCGCCATTCCCGCGGCCGCAGCCTTTTTCGGGGTAGCGGCCGCCCAAGTAATCGCCGCCAGCGGGGCCTTCAATCTGGCCTTCGTGAGTCTCCCGGCCATCTTCGCCAACCTTCCTTTCGGGCACCTTTTGGGCTTTGCCTGGTTCATCCTCCTCTTTTTTGCCGGGATCACCTCCTCGGTGGCCATCACCCAGCCGGTGATCGCCTTCCTGGAGGACGAATTCGGCCTTTCCCGGCCCCGGGCGGTCACGGCCACCATGCTGGCCCTCTTTATGGCGGCCCATCTGCCCATCTTTCTTCCCAAGGCCCTGGACGAGATGGACTTCTGGGCCGGGACCTTTCTGGTAGTGGTCTTTGCCCTCGGGGAGGTCCTCATCTTTTTCTGGGGGTTTAATCCTTCGGCGGCCTGGAGGGAGATCAACCGCGGGGGGCTGATCAAACTTCCCCGGGTCTTTTTCTTCATTATGCGCTATGTGACCCCCTTTTTCCTGGCCCTTATCATGGGCTGGTGGTTCTTCCAGGAACTTCCGAGTTATCTCCGACAGACGGCCTTTAATGTCTGGATCACCCGGGGAGTCCTGATCTTGATCTTTCTGGCCCTTTGCCTTTTGGTCTATCTCAGTGGAAGGAGGAACCGATGA
- a CDS encoding replication-associated recombination protein A: MGQEHLLGEGRLLRRMLESRKLSSLILWGPPGCGKTTLARLLAQETGARLVTLSAVDSGVKDLRQVVEEARRARKQGQRTVLFIDEIHRFNKAQQDFLLPYVEDGTVTLIGATTENPSFSVIAPLLSRCKTLVLKPLSAEDLRRLLERALTDPERGYGREALEVEPEVLAALAEAAEGDARVALNLLETLVESASPGAHGKRHLGLKDLERVLLERPLRHDRDGEEHYNLLSAFHKSLRGSDPDAALYWLARLLEAGEDPRVILRRLIAAASEDVGNADPLALLVAVAAKEAYEFLGLPEGELALAQATVYIACAPKSNAAYRGLSAAKEDVRRHGSLPVPLHLRNPVTTLMRALGYGQGYKYAHDYPGGFVEQQYLPDQLRDRRYYRPTDRGLESTLRERLLKWWRGKKG, encoded by the coding sequence TTGGGCCAGGAGCACCTCCTAGGAGAGGGAAGGCTCCTGCGGCGCATGCTGGAAAGCCGCAAGCTCTCCTCCCTCATCCTCTGGGGACCTCCGGGCTGCGGCAAGACCACCCTGGCCCGGCTTCTAGCCCAGGAGACCGGGGCCCGGCTGGTAACCCTTTCGGCAGTGGACTCCGGGGTCAAAGATCTGCGGCAAGTGGTGGAGGAGGCCCGCCGGGCCCGAAAGCAGGGTCAAAGGACCGTCCTTTTTATTGACGAGATCCATCGCTTTAACAAGGCCCAGCAGGACTTCCTCCTTCCCTATGTGGAAGACGGTACGGTCACCCTCATCGGGGCCACTACGGAAAACCCCTCCTTTTCGGTCATCGCCCCCCTTCTTTCCCGCTGTAAGACCCTAGTCCTGAAACCCCTTTCGGCCGAAGATCTTCGGCGTCTTCTGGAGCGGGCCCTTACGGACCCCGAAAGGGGCTATGGCCGGGAGGCCCTGGAAGTGGAGCCCGAAGTGCTTGCGGCCCTTGCCGAGGCCGCCGAAGGGGACGCCCGGGTGGCCTTAAATCTCCTGGAGACGCTGGTAGAAAGTGCTTCCCCAGGGGCCCACGGAAAAAGGCATCTGGGCCTTAAAGATCTGGAGCGGGTCCTTCTCGAAAGACCCCTGCGACACGACCGGGACGGGGAGGAGCACTACAACCTCCTTTCGGCCTTTCATAAGAGCCTGCGGGGAAGCGATCCGGACGCGGCCCTTTACTGGCTGGCCCGGCTCCTTGAGGCCGGGGAGGACCCGCGGGTCATCCTTCGTCGCCTTATAGCCGCAGCCTCGGAAGATGTGGGAAACGCCGATCCTCTGGCCCTCCTCGTGGCGGTGGCCGCCAAAGAGGCCTATGAATTTCTGGGACTTCCGGAGGGAGAACTGGCCCTGGCGCAGGCCACGGTCTACATAGCCTGCGCCCCTAAGAGTAACGCTGCTTATCGGGGACTTTCGGCGGCCAAAGAGGATGTACGGCGCCACGGATCCCTCCCCGTGCCCCTTCATCTGCGCAATCCGGTGACCACCCTGATGCGGGCCCTGGGCTACGGCCAGGGCTACAAATACGCCCATGATTATCCCGGGGGCTTTGTAGAGCAGCAATATCTTCCCGACCAGCTCCGGGACCGCCGCTACTATCGCCCTACGGACCGCGGCCTCGAGTCCACCCTCCGGGAAAGGCTCCTTAAGTGGTGGCGGGGGAAGAAGGGGTGA